A window of Methanobacterium formicicum DSM 3637 contains these coding sequences:
- a CDS encoding inorganic phosphate transporter, giving the protein MDWILIIGVVISIYMAFNIAANDIGNSVGTAVGSGSLTMRKALILGAIFEFIGAMYLGNNVIKTVGSGIISADTLPATGAFIITLAAALWITITIIKKIPISGSDAIISAVFGYGLVSVGISSMNLNVLGLILASWVLSPLIGLAIGFILYYLLKNTFLDKVKDIAVKGRLEKIFSYLQIGSSAFAALNVGAIDIAVATGVLYYTFGTSAGFDIKIIGALAIVVGILVAGGRITDTVGRRITDLIPSRGFAAQISAASVVFIFAILGMPVSPTQTLVGTVIGVGLARGSRTIRLDVIKNIATTWIVTIPACIAISISLYFIVSLIL; this is encoded by the coding sequence ATGGACTGGATTCTAATAATCGGCGTGGTTATCAGCATCTACATGGCTTTTAACATTGCCGCCAACGACATTGGAAACTCAGTGGGAACTGCAGTAGGCAGTGGATCCCTTACCATGCGAAAAGCCCTGATACTGGGTGCTATTTTTGAATTTATAGGGGCAATGTATCTGGGAAATAATGTGATAAAAACTGTGGGTAGTGGAATAATCAGTGCAGACACCCTACCTGCCACCGGAGCATTCATAATCACCCTGGCAGCTGCACTGTGGATAACCATAACCATCATTAAAAAAATACCCATATCCGGCTCAGATGCCATTATCAGTGCTGTTTTTGGTTACGGCCTGGTGAGTGTTGGTATCAGCAGCATGAATCTCAATGTTCTGGGACTTATACTGGCCAGCTGGGTGTTATCACCACTAATAGGGTTAGCAATCGGGTTTATACTTTATTATCTTCTTAAAAATACATTCTTAGATAAAGTTAAGGATATTGCAGTTAAGGGCCGTCTGGAGAAAATTTTCTCCTACCTCCAGATTGGCAGCTCTGCCTTTGCAGCACTGAATGTTGGGGCAATTGACATTGCAGTAGCCACAGGAGTGCTTTATTATACATTCGGGACCAGTGCGGGTTTTGATATTAAGATAATTGGGGCCCTGGCAATAGTCGTTGGGATCCTGGTAGCAGGGGGTAGGATCACCGACACTGTAGGGAGGAGAATAACTGATTTAATCCCTTCAAGGGGTTTTGCAGCACAAATATCCGCGGCATCAGTTGTTTTCATCTTTGCAATTCTGGGAATGCCTGTATCTCCCACTCAAACCCTGGTAGGAACTGTTATTGGGGTGGGACTGGCCAGGGGTTCCAGGACCATTAGGCTGGATGTTATAAAAAACATTGCCACCACCTGGATTGTAACCATTCCCGCCTGTATTGCCATTTCAATCTCATTGTACTTTATAGTGAGCCTTATTTTGTAG
- a CDS encoding FprA family A-type flavoprotein, which yields MKADAVKIAEGVYWIGVMDWDIRDYHGYTLKGTTYNAFLVFGDNEVAVIDNTYPGSSAQLWGRIEDAFAQENREVKVDVIIQNHIEKDHSGALGEIHKRFPDAPIYCSQVAINGLKQHYPGLEGADFKAVKTGDTLEVGGRTLAFLDAKMLHWPDSMFTLLLDEGILFSNDAFGQHLCFRERYDHQIPEFVLMNAAQKFYANLVTPASMLVVRKLEEVKELGLLDKIKMIAPSHGQIWTDPAKIITAYNNWATGKCRDKATIIYDTMHYSTRMMAHALAEGLMSEGVDVIMYFMHTDERSEMVNDILDSKALLLGIPTLFNGPYPSAGDLLYYLEGLSFQRTGFKRLAVTFGSKGWSGKAVDKVGETLTKCGFEVQDKYEVNYVPNSDQLDHCYHIGQEMAQKIKKM from the coding sequence ATGAAAGCAGATGCGGTTAAGATTGCAGAAGGAGTGTACTGGATTGGTGTGATGGACTGGGATATTCGGGACTACCACGGTTACACTCTCAAAGGAACTACATACAATGCTTTTTTAGTATTTGGAGATAATGAGGTGGCGGTAATAGATAACACCTACCCTGGTTCTTCAGCACAGTTATGGGGTCGAATAGAGGATGCATTTGCCCAGGAAAACCGAGAAGTAAAGGTAGACGTTATCATCCAGAATCATATTGAAAAGGACCACAGCGGGGCTTTAGGTGAGATTCACAAACGCTTCCCTGATGCCCCCATATACTGCAGTCAGGTGGCAATCAACGGCCTGAAACAGCACTACCCAGGATTGGAAGGTGCTGATTTTAAGGCAGTAAAAACCGGGGACACCCTGGAAGTGGGTGGTCGGACATTAGCCTTCCTGGATGCCAAAATGCTTCACTGGCCAGACAGCATGTTCACCCTTCTCCTGGATGAGGGTATCCTGTTTTCCAATGACGCCTTTGGCCAGCACCTCTGCTTCAGAGAAAGATATGACCACCAGATACCCGAATTCGTGCTGATGAATGCTGCCCAGAAATTCTACGCTAACCTGGTGACACCAGCCTCCATGCTGGTGGTGCGCAAGCTGGAAGAGGTTAAGGAGCTGGGATTGCTGGATAAGATCAAGATGATTGCACCTTCTCACGGGCAGATATGGACTGATCCTGCCAAGATCATCACGGCCTACAACAACTGGGCCACTGGCAAGTGCCGGGATAAAGCTACCATCATCTACGATACCATGCATTACTCCACCCGTATGATGGCCCATGCCCTGGCCGAAGGTCTCATGAGTGAAGGGGTGGATGTGATCATGTACTTCATGCACACCGATGAACGCAGCGAAATGGTTAACGATATCCTGGATAGTAAAGCACTGCTTCTGGGGATTCCAACATTATTCAATGGACCCTACCCGAGTGCAGGAGATTTGCTCTACTACCTGGAAGGATTGAGCTTCCAGCGAACCGGATTTAAACGATTGGCAGTTACCTTCGGCTCCAAGGGATGGAGTGGTAAAGCTGTGGATAAAGTGGGTGAGACACTTACTAAATGTGGGTTTGAAGTTCAGGACAAATATGAGGTTAACTACGTACCCAACAGTGACCAGCTTGATCACTGCTACCACATAGGTCAGGAAATGGCCCAGAAGATCAAGAAAATGTGA
- a CDS encoding CBS domain-containing protein codes for MLPNLKVKDVMSQKVITVPPTEDVVFAFEKLMKHKISSLPVVDEDEKLVGIVTATDLGHNLILDKYELGTTVEEVMVNQVIYVHPEDDLTTAVRKMHEYGSDDGIINQLVVLDNHELVGIVSDGDIIGSIEL; via the coding sequence ATGTTACCGAATCTAAAGGTTAAGGATGTAATGAGCCAGAAAGTTATTACAGTCCCTCCTACTGAAGATGTTGTATTTGCATTTGAAAAACTGATGAAACATAAAATAAGTTCACTACCAGTAGTGGATGAGGATGAAAAACTGGTGGGAATTGTTACTGCCACTGATCTTGGTCATAACCTGATACTGGATAAGTATGAGTTAGGAACCACAGTGGAAGAAGTTATGGTTAATCAGGTGATATATGTCCATCCTGAAGATGATCTAACCACAGCAGTGCGTAAAATGCATGAATACGGTTCTGATGATGGTATAATCAATCAGCTGGTGGTTCTGGATAACCATGAACTGGTTGGTATTGTTTCAGATGGAGACATAATAGGTTCCATTGAACTGTAA
- a CDS encoding 2-phosphoglycerate kinase, with translation MIMVEGEVSGKKYREPFSKGVLARSLTRAEMDPNKAYTFSSQIEAQLKKEGVKLIKLDDLVNVVRQRLKEEDSEIAVQYGLWKRIRKCQDPLVILIGGSSGVGTSSIAFEVANRLGIRNMISTDMIREVMRKIASKDLLPTIYESSYTAYRSLRIPPPPELDEVLIGFRDHVDTVSVGVEAVIERSITEGISIVIEGVHIVPGFIREDLVSRDNVHMFILTLEDEEVHKGRFYSRCRQQWARRPLERYMNYFGAIRRTHKYFESQANKYHVPVIENIDITTTIESIIEDITKTYGSEDYVTESKG, from the coding sequence ATGATAATGGTTGAAGGAGAAGTAAGCGGGAAAAAATACAGGGAACCATTTTCTAAGGGAGTTTTAGCCAGATCCCTAACCCGTGCTGAGATGGATCCCAACAAAGCCTACACTTTCTCTTCCCAGATAGAAGCTCAGCTCAAAAAAGAGGGTGTGAAATTAATCAAACTGGACGACCTGGTGAATGTCGTCCGCCAGAGGCTGAAAGAGGAAGACAGTGAAATAGCTGTCCAGTATGGTCTTTGGAAAAGGATAAGGAAATGTCAGGACCCTTTAGTTATTCTCATAGGAGGTTCATCAGGAGTGGGAACTTCTTCCATAGCATTTGAGGTGGCCAACAGGTTGGGAATTCGTAACATGATCAGCACGGACATGATACGAGAAGTAATGCGTAAAATCGCATCCAAAGATCTTTTACCCACCATCTATGAATCCAGTTACACTGCCTACCGTTCCCTCAGAATACCACCACCACCTGAATTGGATGAAGTGTTAATAGGTTTCAGGGACCATGTTGACACGGTGAGTGTGGGTGTGGAGGCAGTTATTGAACGATCCATAACCGAGGGCATCAGTATTGTTATTGAAGGAGTTCACATCGTACCTGGATTCATCAGGGAAGACCTGGTTTCCAGGGATAATGTACACATGTTCATTTTAACCCTGGAAGATGAAGAAGTGCATAAGGGTCGCTTTTATTCAAGATGCCGGCAGCAATGGGCAAGAAGGCCTCTTGAAAGGTACATGAATTATTTTGGGGCAATTAGAAGGACTCATAAATACTTTGAGAGTCAGGCCAACAAATATCATGTTCCAGTGATAGAAAACATTGATATCACCACCACCATTGAATCGATTATTGAAGATATTACCAAAACCTATGGAAGTGAAGACTATGTTACCGAATCTAAAGGTTAA
- a CDS encoding metallophosphoesterase: MKIIAITDLHGNIKPIITYLKDNKVDLIIIAGDITNFGPPKLGEDLLNEISSFGVPVLAIPGNCDPESIHVNIDQSQAINIHARNMVIKNIGICGFGGSNPTPFDTPLEFEEIQIYDEAKKAINGIENEEITLFITHAPPYGTKADLLPSGAHVGSKSLRKVIEEMQPTLNICGHIHEARGTDKIGKTTIVNPGELSHGYACLIQISDSPEDKEVETELIQL; this comes from the coding sequence ATGAAAATCATTGCTATAACTGATCTCCATGGTAATATAAAGCCTATCATTACCTATCTTAAAGATAACAAAGTGGACCTGATAATCATAGCTGGTGACATTACCAATTTCGGTCCTCCCAAGCTGGGCGAGGATCTGTTAAATGAAATCAGTTCATTTGGAGTACCAGTACTGGCAATACCAGGTAACTGTGATCCAGAGTCCATACATGTTAACATAGATCAATCACAGGCCATAAATATCCACGCTCGCAACATGGTAATTAAGAACATAGGAATATGCGGTTTTGGGGGTTCTAATCCCACACCATTTGACACTCCCCTTGAATTTGAGGAAATTCAAATCTATGACGAAGCAAAAAAAGCCATTAATGGGATTGAAAATGAGGAAATAACTCTTTTTATTACTCATGCTCCGCCTTATGGTACTAAAGCTGATCTTTTACCTTCAGGGGCACATGTGGGAAGTAAAAGCCTGCGTAAAGTAATTGAAGAAATGCAACCCACACTAAATATTTGCGGTCACATACACGAAGCACGTGGCACTGATAAGATTGGTAAAACCACCATTGTAAATCCTGGAGAATTATCACATGGCTATGCATGTTTAATCCAAATTTCTGATTCTCCTGAAGATAAAGAAGTAGAAACAGAATTAATACAACTTTAA
- a CDS encoding DUF2096 domain-containing protein, whose product MSELPAEQTWLVLVDLLTDLKKKEKEIPKEITKNIQMAKTTINFYKVDPTDPERQVAVKRINEFLTSIQNFLMGLAEEVSPEYADKWMDKLLRASRGEVVYPQKKTDSKFVVGAPSGFSMVRMNFKTPLSEDRVQEIAEYENVIIEFEEDTLIVIYGDKENIKKSLQELSSFFKEQIIEME is encoded by the coding sequence ATGAGCGAATTGCCAGCAGAACAGACCTGGCTGGTGCTGGTTGACCTTCTTACTGATCTTAAAAAGAAAGAAAAAGAGATCCCCAAGGAAATTACCAAAAACATCCAGATGGCCAAAACCACCATTAACTTCTACAAGGTGGATCCCACTGACCCTGAAAGACAGGTAGCAGTAAAACGAATCAATGAATTTTTAACTTCAATTCAGAATTTTTTAATGGGTCTGGCTGAAGAAGTAAGTCCAGAATATGCAGATAAATGGATGGATAAACTCCTAAGAGCTTCCAGGGGAGAAGTAGTTTATCCCCAGAAAAAAACTGATTCCAAATTCGTGGTAGGAGCACCCTCTGGTTTTTCAATGGTTCGAATGAACTTCAAGACTCCCCTCTCTGAAGATAGGGTTCAGGAAATCGCAGAATATGAAAATGTCATCATTGAATTCGAGGAAGATACCCTGATAGTAATCTACGGAGACAAAGAAAACATTAAAAAAAGCCTTCAGGAACTTTCATCATTCTTCAAAGAACAGATAATTGAAATGGAATAA
- a CDS encoding DUF749 domain-containing protein: protein MFVATLAGVFKFAELPEKYGPFVQYKASIENKTIESTDNIAILDISGTESVHVLFLDSYKSLKEIDEELKAADAQLNHSSKNVLEGYL from the coding sequence TTGTTCGTAGCTACTCTAGCCGGAGTATTTAAATTCGCGGAATTACCGGAAAAATACGGTCCATTTGTACAGTACAAAGCATCAATAGAAAATAAAACAATTGAATCTACTGATAACATAGCCATCCTTGATATTAGTGGTACTGAAAGCGTGCATGTATTGTTTTTAGACTCCTATAAAAGTTTAAAAGAGATCGATGAGGAGCTTAAGGCAGCTGATGCCCAACTCAACCATAGTTCTAAAAATGTTCTGGAAGGTTACTTATGA
- the hdrB gene encoding CoB--CoM heterodisulfide reductase subunit B — MAFAYFLGCIMNNRYPGIEKATRIMFDNLDIELQDMEGASCCPAPGVFGSFDRTTWAAIAARNITIAEEQGNDILTECNGCFGSLFETNHMLHEDEEMKEKINGVLAEAGREYKGEVNVRHFAEILYNDVGLDKLSEAVTNPLNLNVAVHYGCHFLKPSAEIDIDDPIQPTILDELVEVTGAKSVPYKDKMMCCGAGGGLRSRDLDVTLSFTREKLQNMKEAGVDAIVNVCPFCHLQFDVGQTEVNKAYGDNWDIPVFHLAQLYGLAMGVSKEDLTVDAHQISTDPALAKLDEITGGE; from the coding sequence ATGGCATTCGCATATTTCTTAGGATGTATAATGAACAACAGGTACCCTGGAATTGAAAAAGCAACCAGGATCATGTTTGACAATCTGGACATCGAATTACAGGACATGGAAGGAGCATCATGCTGCCCAGCACCAGGAGTATTTGGATCATTCGACCGAACCACCTGGGCTGCCATAGCCGCAAGGAACATAACCATTGCTGAAGAACAGGGTAACGACATCTTGACCGAGTGTAACGGATGTTTCGGATCACTATTCGAAACCAACCACATGCTCCACGAAGATGAAGAAATGAAGGAAAAGATCAATGGAGTCCTAGCAGAAGCTGGCCGTGAATACAAAGGTGAAGTTAACGTTAGACACTTCGCTGAAATTCTTTACAACGATGTAGGGCTGGACAAACTCTCTGAAGCAGTTACCAACCCATTAAACCTCAACGTTGCAGTACACTACGGTTGCCACTTCCTCAAACCAAGCGCAGAAATTGACATTGACGACCCAATCCAACCAACCATCCTTGATGAACTGGTGGAAGTAACCGGAGCAAAATCCGTACCATACAAAGACAAAATGATGTGCTGCGGAGCAGGTGGAGGTCTACGTTCCCGTGACCTTGACGTGACCCTATCATTCACCCGTGAAAAACTCCAGAACATGAAAGAAGCAGGAGTAGACGCAATAGTTAACGTTTGCCCATTCTGCCACTTACAGTTCGATGTGGGACAGACCGAAGTAAACAAAGCCTACGGTGACAACTGGGACATCCCTGTTTTCCACCTGGCACAGCTCTACGGACTGGCAATGGGAGTCAGCAAAGAAGACCTAACAGTCGATGCTCACCAGATCAGCACTGACCCTGCCCTTGCAAAACTGGATGAAATTACCGGTGGAGAATAA
- the hdrC gene encoding CoB--CoM heterodisulfide reductase subunit C: MSFLDRLKNVFSGGEEPEKKDQAAKSETEKPPVEKETVTQDTVKEEPKTETPVDAKPAEIPAEEKPVTEEKTSKTETEKKPEPAKESKSDTEIKEEVKPEMAEAEEPVKAKEPKKERSESMTLLQTDENLITRADVDEDFKQSIMDAGAESVAVCFQCGTCTGACPSGRRTPYRIRGVVRRAVMGLKEDVISDDSIWMCTTCYECQERCPRGIKIVDIVKIIRNQAAAAGYMAPAHKMTGLFVTKTGHGVPINDATMALRKSVGLDELPPTTHQFPEALEEVQTIIKATGFDNLIGYNWETGELE, from the coding sequence ATGAGCTTTTTAGATCGCTTAAAAAACGTATTTAGTGGCGGAGAAGAGCCAGAAAAGAAGGATCAAGCAGCAAAATCAGAGACTGAAAAGCCCCCGGTTGAAAAAGAAACAGTAACACAAGACACAGTCAAAGAAGAACCAAAAACAGAGACTCCAGTTGATGCGAAGCCGGCAGAAATTCCGGCTGAAGAAAAACCAGTAACTGAGGAAAAAACCTCAAAAACAGAAACTGAAAAAAAACCAGAACCAGCAAAAGAATCAAAATCTGATACAGAGATTAAAGAAGAAGTTAAACCGGAAATGGCTGAAGCTGAAGAACCAGTGAAAGCAAAAGAACCTAAAAAAGAAAGGAGTGAAAGCATGACTTTACTGCAAACTGATGAAAACTTAATAACTCGTGCAGATGTGGATGAAGATTTCAAACAATCAATCATGGATGCTGGCGCAGAATCAGTGGCCGTATGTTTCCAGTGCGGTACCTGTACTGGTGCCTGCCCATCAGGAAGGAGAACCCCTTACCGAATAAGAGGAGTAGTCCGAAGGGCCGTAATGGGATTGAAAGAAGATGTAATATCCGATGATTCCATCTGGATGTGTACCACCTGTTACGAATGTCAGGAAAGATGCCCACGAGGAATCAAAATCGTGGATATCGTGAAGATCATACGAAACCAGGCAGCAGCAGCCGGATACATGGCCCCTGCACACAAAATGACTGGATTATTCGTTACCAAAACAGGCCACGGTGTGCCAATCAACGACGCTACCATGGCACTGAGAAAAAGTGTGGGTCTAGATGAACTACCACCAACCACCCACCAGTTCCCAGAAGCACTGGAAGAAGTACAAACAATAATCAAAGCCACAGGTTTCGATAACCTCATAGGCTACAACTGGGAAACCGGAGAACTAGAATAA
- a CDS encoding queuine/other tRNA-ribosyltransferase, translating into MLEIKSHDGPARQGKYQATKTPNILQITQESVVPDEPMPYDVPREMAKWSVENTIENAQKGDVDQIAVLHGAKYPDLRLECASALEELGYRLFLVANTDDLLRKPQDLLKIITSLRENMSPNSALFFPFAELNFIPLLVYLGVDLFGDSSADFYAKIGVMTTPHGNYDLQQYPIYDFTPEELKKYNRDSLDFVLREVRAHIQNGTLRNLVEERCCSSPEAMSALRILDRDYGDFLDGYTQLY; encoded by the coding sequence ATGTTAGAAATAAAATCTCACGACGGACCGGCAAGACAGGGCAAATACCAGGCCACAAAAACTCCAAACATTTTACAAATCACTCAGGAGTCCGTGGTTCCAGATGAACCCATGCCTTATGATGTACCTCGAGAAATGGCCAAATGGTCTGTTGAAAACACCATAGAAAATGCACAAAAAGGTGATGTTGACCAGATAGCAGTGCTTCATGGAGCTAAATATCCGGATCTTCGCCTGGAATGTGCCAGTGCACTGGAAGAACTGGGTTATCGGCTATTTCTGGTGGCAAACACGGATGATCTTCTAAGAAAACCACAGGATCTTCTAAAGATAATCACCAGTCTACGGGAGAATATGAGCCCCAATTCAGCACTATTTTTCCCATTTGCAGAGTTAAATTTCATTCCTTTACTGGTCTATCTGGGCGTAGATTTATTTGGAGATTCCAGTGCAGATTTTTATGCCAAGATAGGGGTGATGACCACCCCTCACGGTAATTATGACCTTCAGCAATATCCCATATACGATTTTACTCCAGAAGAATTGAAAAAATACAACCGAGACTCTCTGGACTTTGTGTTGAGAGAGGTGAGGGCCCATATACAAAACGGTACCCTACGTAATTTGGTGGAAGAGCGATGCTGTTCTTCTCCCGAGGCAATGTCTGCTTTAAGGATTTTAGATCGAGATTATGGGGATTTTTTGGATGGTTACACTCAACTGTACTGA
- a CDS encoding class I SAM-dependent methyltransferase: MADGKQEHRHHGKSTRDILDPKKILGVLELKEGQTFMDAGCGDGYISIAASGLVKESGKIYSVDAYQPSLDGLNQEAKELQINNLKTVLADMTIAVPLEDNLIDVCVMANVLHGFTSEDTLKTVLTEIRRVLKPGGTFAVVEFIKADGPPGPSYDVRLTPEDVEKILEEHGFTIGGTAEVGKYHYLVKSFKK, from the coding sequence ATGGCAGATGGAAAACAGGAACATAGACATCATGGAAAATCTACCCGGGACATACTTGATCCTAAAAAGATACTAGGTGTTCTGGAATTAAAGGAGGGTCAAACATTTATGGATGCCGGTTGTGGGGATGGTTACATCTCCATTGCTGCTTCTGGATTGGTTAAAGAGTCAGGAAAGATATACTCTGTGGATGCGTATCAACCCAGTTTAGATGGACTCAACCAGGAGGCTAAAGAACTCCAAATCAATAATTTAAAGACAGTGCTTGCAGATATGACCATTGCCGTGCCACTGGAAGATAACCTGATTGACGTGTGTGTCATGGCCAATGTACTGCATGGGTTTACCAGTGAAGATACACTTAAAACTGTTTTAACTGAAATTAGAAGAGTCCTGAAACCAGGGGGCACATTTGCAGTGGTTGAGTTCATCAAAGCTGATGGACCACCCGGACCATCCTATGATGTTCGTTTAACTCCGGAAGATGTGGAGAAAATCCTGGAAGAACATGGATTCACCATAGGTGGAACCGCGGAAGTTGGTAAATACCATTATCTGGTGAAATCATTTAAGAAGTGA
- a CDS encoding ABC transporter permease: MRFISIAKKDLKELIRDRRGLMMILLFPMFFMLVFGFAFGGMGQENEPHNIAVVNYDTGATMPGTGEQVNFANNLTRVLQDSKYQNSDVYLFNVTQTTEADANKKLKNRDVDAELIIPPNYSQSEVAFITSTIQQQTALGTVSAPPANQTSTIIIRGDTSYIGFGVSQGILTGVMGQYQDKMATQTQKAVLGTSGVDVNSYIQSKVEGLPGTGAFTNFDFLAPGMIVFAILLLTNTVATGLTREVDKGTLTRLKLSKMTSFDLLFGGMLPWSLIAAAQVIILLAVAILIGFNWQGGLNSIILAVIVGIIGGIASISLGMIIAAFARNDKQASSLGTLISVPLSFMVGAFFQLPQMTIASLGGQSIQLYDLLPWTHVLNALRSTLTYGGGWGDISYQVVWAVLLTIIIFIIGLVLFSKNRLRAEN; the protein is encoded by the coding sequence ATGAGGTTTATAAGCATAGCTAAAAAAGATTTAAAAGAACTTATCAGGGACCGCAGAGGCCTGATGATGATACTACTCTTTCCAATGTTTTTCATGCTGGTCTTCGGCTTTGCCTTTGGAGGAATGGGACAGGAAAACGAACCCCACAACATAGCAGTGGTTAACTACGATACCGGTGCAACCATGCCTGGCACTGGGGAACAGGTGAACTTCGCAAACAACCTGACCCGTGTATTACAGGACTCCAAGTATCAGAACAGTGATGTTTATCTATTTAACGTCACCCAGACCACAGAAGCTGATGCTAATAAAAAACTAAAAAATAGAGATGTTGATGCCGAACTCATCATACCACCCAACTATTCCCAGTCAGAGGTGGCCTTCATCACCAGCACCATACAGCAGCAGACAGCCCTTGGCACGGTAAGTGCACCCCCGGCCAACCAGACCTCCACTATCATCATACGTGGTGACACCAGCTACATTGGATTTGGAGTCTCACAGGGAATATTAACCGGGGTTATGGGTCAGTATCAGGATAAAATGGCCACCCAAACACAGAAGGCAGTGCTTGGAACATCAGGAGTTGATGTCAACAGTTATATTCAGAGCAAGGTAGAAGGCCTTCCAGGAACCGGTGCATTCACTAACTTTGACTTCCTGGCACCGGGAATGATCGTATTTGCCATACTGCTTTTAACCAACACTGTCGCCACAGGCCTAACCAGGGAAGTGGATAAAGGAACTCTCACCAGACTTAAACTCTCTAAAATGACTTCTTTCGATCTTTTATTTGGAGGTATGCTCCCCTGGTCCCTTATTGCTGCAGCACAAGTGATCATCCTCCTGGCAGTGGCCATACTAATTGGTTTTAATTGGCAGGGAGGTCTAAACTCCATTATACTGGCAGTGATAGTGGGAATAATTGGGGGAATTGCTTCCATATCCCTGGGAATGATCATAGCAGCCTTTGCCCGTAACGACAAGCAAGCATCCAGCCTGGGAACACTCATAAGTGTGCCGTTATCCTTCATGGTTGGAGCATTTTTCCAACTACCTCAAATGACCATTGCCAGTTTAGGAGGACAGTCCATCCAGTTATATGATCTACTACCCTGGACTCACGTGCTCAATGCCCTAAGATCCACCCTCACCTATGGTGGAGGATGGGGTGACATTTCATATCAGGTGGTATGGGCAGTCCTGTTAACCATAATCATATTCATAATTGGTCTGGTGCTCTTTTCAAAAAACAGGTTAAGGGCTGAAAACTAA
- a CDS encoding ABC transporter ATP-binding protein produces the protein MNDVIIEARDVTRDFGDFRAVDKLNLKIRKGEVFGFLGPNGAGKTTSISIMVGLLLPTSGQVLINGEEVDKVKKGTIGICPQELVLWDFLTCKESLMLMGEMYDVPRDELEKRVEKLLKDLFLTDKADTVVTKLSGGMKRRLNLAMAVVHQPEIVLLDEPSEGLDPQSRRVLWNYIRNLRDDEGKTVILTTHLMDEADRLSDRIAIIDHGKLLKLDTPTNLKKEIGEGDVVEMKLSHPEKNQEVTTLLSVMEDVHSAVEVDGSLNVRAMDAVGKLPKIIDAVEKAGCHVLDLSVRQNTLEDVFIDLTGTGLRE, from the coding sequence ATGAATGATGTCATTATTGAGGCCAGGGATGTCACCAGAGACTTCGGTGATTTCAGGGCAGTGGATAAACTCAATCTAAAAATAAGAAAAGGAGAAGTTTTTGGTTTTTTAGGCCCTAACGGTGCAGGAAAAACCACTTCCATTAGCATAATGGTAGGATTACTACTTCCCACCAGTGGACAGGTCCTTATCAATGGTGAAGAAGTTGATAAGGTGAAAAAAGGCACAATCGGCATATGTCCCCAAGAACTGGTGCTTTGGGACTTTTTAACCTGTAAAGAAAGTCTCATGCTCATGGGGGAAATGTACGATGTTCCCAGGGATGAACTGGAAAAAAGGGTAGAAAAACTCTTAAAAGACCTTTTTCTCACGGATAAGGCAGATACCGTTGTAACCAAATTATCAGGTGGTATGAAACGTCGCTTAAACCTGGCCATGGCAGTGGTTCACCAACCAGAAATCGTCCTGCTGGATGAACCTTCTGAAGGTCTGGACCCCCAGTCCCGCCGTGTGCTATGGAATTACATACGCAATCTCCGGGATGATGAGGGTAAAACCGTTATATTAACCACCCACCTCATGGATGAAGCTGACCGCCTGTCGGATCGAATAGCCATCATTGACCATGGTAAACTTCTGAAACTGGACACACCCACCAACCTTAAAAAAGAGATAGGGGAGGGAGACGTGGTGGAAATGAAACTTTCTCATCCTGAAAAGAACCAGGAAGTTACCACCCTGCTTTCGGTGATGGAAGATGTGCACTCTGCAGTGGAGGTTGATGGCTCGCTCAATGTAAGGGCCATGGATGCAGTGGGTAAACTTCCTAAAATAATTGATGCAGTTGAAAAGGCAGGATGTCATGTTCTGGATCTGTCGGTCCGTCAGAATACTCTGGAAGACGTTTTTATAGATTTAACTGGAACCGGACTGAGGGAGTAA